From Montipora foliosa isolate CH-2021 chromosome 6, ASM3666993v2, whole genome shotgun sequence, a single genomic window includes:
- the LOC138007488 gene encoding ubiquitin-conjugating enzyme E2-17 kDa, giving the protein MALKRINKELQDLGRDPPAQCSAGPVGDDLFHWQATIMGPPDSPYQGGVFFLTIHFPTDYPFKPPKVSFTTKIYHPNINSNGSICLDILRSQWSPALTISKVLLSICSLLTDPNPDDPLVPDIARIYKTDRQKYSETAKEWTRKYAM; this is encoded by the exons GAACTGCAAGATCTTGGGCGCGATCCGCCAGCGCAATGTTCGGCAGGACCGGTTGGCGATGACT TATTTCATTGGCAAGCGACTATCATGGGGCCG CCCGATAGCCCATACCAAGGCGGAGTGTTCTTCCTTACGATACATTTCCCAACAGATTATCCATTCAAACCCCCGAAG gtGTCTTTTACTACTAAAATATATCACCCTAACATTAACAGTAATGGCAGTATTTGTCTTGACATCTTGAGGTCGCAGTGGAGTCCTGCTCTTACCATCTCTAAGG TTCTCTTGTCAATATGTTCCTTGCTAACTGATCCAAATCCTGATGATCCCTTGGTGCCTGATATAGCACGTATATACAAGACGGACAGACAAAAATATAGTGAAACTGCAAAGGAGTGGACTCGGAAATATGCAATGTGA
- the LOC138007489 gene encoding NAD-dependent protein deacetylase sirtuin-1-like, protein MADHEELEFTTTKRARWSSESSCEQNHGSSDCNSTEETKDSFLLGLFGSDPSVSFENISSATTSREQYGGLTSHERLESDDFPTCFSVEDDVDNLDEHHFQPIAGPMGWIQRQMSLGINPEDILAYMVPHAQVPSSIDKTTLWKIIIDILTEPHPRQKLDHINSLDDVVELLQGSKNIVVLTGAGVSVSCGIPDFRSRDGVYAKLSVEYPDLPDPQAMFDIEYFCQNPRPFFKFAKEIYPGQFQPSLSHQFIKNLESKGQLLKNYSQNIDTLEQIAGITRVIQCHGSFSTASCTNCKHQVSCEAIREDIFRQIIPLCPKCPQDGSCFAIMKPDIVFFGESLPSEFYHNLDNDSDKTDLLIVIGSSLKVRPVALIPSHIPPEVPQILINREPLRHMRFDVELLGDCDVIISELCQRLGGDWNTLLDGRPEIPCLEKRPVTVEEQGAFAVENPKVKSDELARYGSDQMSESALSTEASASSRTSPSPDPSRSIVERCVTLGESSGCGETGDNSSRDQPRAFVHDQGNESFIENETESGDSPKFLFLPPSRYIFYGAEVMDSPLPSPQRNVPGYPNSSSEESDSDSLGEIDDSEATSCDQLYGVFQDLMSQERKRFGRCEQDGYKLSNRQTTENNPGLAINTTSSENNSDDGFGEGDGDVDKWLEPTGNSESTSQALSLILGGLSNYRCGSEENSRLSGSDDPVTVGSSLTSDLDFPSSKEVLFADRPFSAITMDTALVKQVFQGPEHQDQLEEASKGNDVTTRVGSNAASDSFQL, encoded by the exons atggcggatcacGAAGAGCTTGAATTCACCACCACAAAACGAGCTCGCTGGTCATCAGAGAGTTCTTGTGAGCAAAATCATGGCTCTAGCGATTGTAATAGCACCGAAGAGACCAAAGATAGCTTCCTTTTGGGTTTATTCGGATCAGATCCAAGCGTCTCATTCGAAAACATATCGTCGGCAACGACATCACGTGAACAATATGGCGGCCTAACATCACACGAAAGACTCGAAAGTGACGACTTTCCCACCTGTTTCAGTGTAGAGGATGACGTAGACAATCTAGATGAACACCACTTTCAGCCAATAGCAG GTCCAATGGGATGGATTCAGAGGCAGATGAGTCTTGGAATTAATCCTGAAGATATTTTGGCTTACATGGTTCCCCATGCACAAGTG CCCTCTAGCATAGACAAAACAACCTTGTGGAAAATCATTATCGATATTCTAACAGAGCCCCATCCAAGACAAAAGCTGGATCACATCAACTCCCTGGATGATGTAGTGGAGCTTCTCCAAGGATCCAAGAACATTGTTGTGTTAACAGGAGCTGGG GTGTCGGTATCTTGTGGTATTCCAGACTTCCGATCTCGTGATGGTGTTTATGCAAAATTAAGCGTGGAATACCCAGATCTTCCAGATCCTCAGGCCATGTTTGATATTGAATACTTTTGTCAGAATCCACGACCATTCTTCAAGTTTGCAAAG GAAATTTATCCAGGTCAGTTTCAGCCCTCTTTAAGTCACCAGTTCATCAAGAACTTGGAGTCTAAAGGTCAACTCTTGAAAAACTACTCACAAAACATTGACACCCTGGAACAAATTGCTGGCATAACAAGAGTCATCCAGTGTCATG GTTCTTTTTCCACTGCCTCGTGTACAAATTGCAAACACCAAGTGTCCTGTGAAGCCATTAGGGAAGACATATTTCGGCAG ATCATACCACTCTGTCCAAAGTGTCCACAAGATGGCAGCTGTTTTGCAATCATGAAACCTG ATATTGTGTTCTTTGGTGAAAGTCTTCCATCTGAGTTTTATCATAACCTAGACAATGATTCTGACAAG ACTGATCTTCTGATAGTAATAGGATCTTCATTAAAAGTCAGGCCTGTCGCCTTGATCCCAA GTCATATACCTCCCGaagtcccccaaattttgatcaaTAGAGAGCCACTCAGACACATGAGATTTGATGTGGAGTTACTCGGTGACTGTGATGTCATAATCTCGGAGTTGTGCCAGCGtttgggtggggactggaacaCTTTGTTGGATGGGCGTCCTGAGATTCCTTGTTTGGAAAAGCGGCCTGTGACAGTGGAGGAACAGGGTGCTTTTGCAGTGGAAAATCCCAAGGTGAAAAGTGATGAGTTGGCAAGATACGGCAGTGATCAG ATGTCTGAAAGTGCACTCAGTACAGAAGCTAGTGCATCAAGCAGAACTAGCCCTTCACCAGACCCTTCAAGAAGTATTGTGGAAAGGTGCGTGACACTTGGTGAAAGCAGTGGTTGTGGAGAGACAGGTGACAACTCCTCACGGGACCAGCCGAGGGCTTTTGTTCATGACCAGGGGAATGAGAGTTTCATTGAGAACGAAACAGAAAGTGGAG ATTCTCCCAAATTTCTTTTCTTGCCCCCGAGCCGTTACATTTTCTATGGAGCAGAGGTCATGGactctcccctcccctcccctcaaagGAATGTACCAGGGTACCCTAACAGCAGCAGTGAGGAAAGTGACAGTGACAGTCTGGGAGAAATTGATGACAGTGAAGCCACTTCGTGTGACCAACTCTATGGTGTTTTTCAAGATCTGATGAGCCAGGAACGCAAAAGATTTGGGAGATGTGAACAAGATGGTTACAAACTATCTAATAGGCAAACCACAGAAAACAATCCAGGATTGGCTATAAACACTACTAGCAGTGAGAATAACAGTGATGATGGCTTTGGTGAAGGTGATGGAGATGTGGACAAATGGCTTGAACCTACAGGCAATAGTGAATCAACAAGTCAGGCCTTGTCTCTCATTCTTGGAGGGCTGAGCAACTACAGGTGTGGAAGCGAAGAAAATAGTCGACTATCTGGCTCAGATGACCCTGTCACTGTAGGCTCAAGTCTGACCAGTGACCTTGACTTCCCTTCAAGTAAAGAAGTGCTATTTGCTGATCGACCATTCAGTGCAATTACCATGGATACAGCATTAGTAAAGCAAGTTTTTCAGGGTCCAGAACATCAGGATCAGCTTGAAGAAGCAAGCAAAGGCAATGACGTTACCACCAGAGTGGGCAGTAATGCTGCCTCTGATTCTTTTCAGCTGTGA
- the LOC138007490 gene encoding oligosaccharyltransferase complex subunit OSTC-like translates to MEALYGLPFHILEVPNLKLRKPGWVKPPSAMVVFAFVLLSYFLVTGGIIYDVIVEPPSVGSTTDEFGHSKPVAFMPYRVNGQYIMEGLASSFLFSMGGIGFIILDKSNAVGMSKLNRFLLLFLGFTCVLVSFFTCRVFMRMKLPGYMQVY, encoded by the exons atggAGGCACTGTATGGGTTACCGTTTCATATCTTAGAAGTTCCTAACCTCAAATTAAGGAAGCCTGGATGGGTTAAACCACCATCGGCGATGGTCGTCTTTGCCTTTGTTCTACTTTCTTATTTTCTGGTTACCGGAG gaaTTATTTATGATGTCATTGTTGAGCCTCCAAGTGTGGGAAGTACAACGGATGAGTTTGGACATAGTAAACCT GTTGCCTTTATGCCATACCGTGTAAATGGACAGTACATCATGGAAGGCCTAGCATCTAGCTTTCTCTTCTCTATGGGTGGAATCGGTTTTATCATTTTGGATAAATCAAATGCTGTTGGGATGTCAAAACTAAACAGATTTTTGTTGCTCTTTCTGGGTTTTACGTGTGTACTAGTGTCCTTCTTTACATGTCGTGTCTTCATGAGGATGAAGCTGCC AGGATATATGCAAGTTTATTAA